One window from the genome of Myxococcales bacterium encodes:
- a CDS encoding DUF1232 domain-containing protein, which yields MKSHLRKFSTYRLDASLKSIIEKSYGTAVTGVGVHECDYIKRKFSRKYNATICASQKWVADLARCYGILYDVFSKYCEGEKLISDAGFNFIVAALFYFINPFDVIPDHMADIGYYDDLYVLQICLGHLSYTDYVHIQMRFTERQNACSE from the coding sequence ATGAAATCTCATTTAAGAAAATTTAGTACTTATAGACTCGATGCATCACTCAAGTCTATTATAGAAAAATCATATGGTACTGCTGTAACGGGCGTAGGCGTTCATGAATGTGATTATATAAAACGTAAATTTAGTAGAAAATATAATGCTACAATATGTGCATCACAAAAATGGGTGGCGGATTTAGCCAGATGCTATGGCATTTTATATGATGTTTTTAGTAAATATTGCGAAGGGGAAAAGCTTATTTCAGATGCTGGATTTAATTTTATTGTGGCAGCGTTATTTTATTTCATCAATCCATTTGATGTAATACCTGATCATATGGCCGACATAGGCTATTATGATGATTTATATGTTTTGCAAATATGTCTTGGACATCTTTCGTATACAGATTACGTTCACATTCAAATGAGATTTACTGAGAGGCAGAATGCGTGCTCTGAATGA
- a CDS encoding GIY-YIG nuclease family protein gives MRALNDIWRNIGNEFGCYTSETFDQIPTRPGVYAWFYPLRIATRDLDEFMAEMLAIQNYDSTTLGKPKHRTSVEFAWRKIILDVELGSKEPTFDSFRNIWDAAIADEQLFYHLRAVFMRASLFLNPLYVGKTRNLHNRCYQHVNGVGGSNNFYERFMNYASKNKLNAKTVSDLIFACIRTDDESIGSPEELELLVEDLLKYLANPSFSIK, from the coding sequence ATGCGTGCTCTGAATGACATATGGCGTAATATTGGCAATGAGTTCGGTTGTTATACATCTGAGACATTTGATCAAATCCCAACTAGACCAGGTGTGTATGCATGGTTTTATCCCCTCAGAATAGCAACTAGGGACCTAGATGAATTTATGGCAGAAATGCTGGCTATTCAAAATTATGATTCTACAACATTAGGCAAGCCAAAGCATAGAACGTCTGTGGAATTTGCATGGCGAAAAATAATTCTTGACGTTGAGCTAGGGTCAAAAGAACCCACATTTGATTCATTTAGAAATATTTGGGATGCTGCAATCGCCGATGAACAGCTATTTTATCATTTAAGGGCTGTCTTTATGCGTGCAAGTTTATTTTTAAACCCACTCTACGTCGGCAAAACCCGAAACTTGCATAATCGTTGTTATCAACATGTAAATGGTGTTGGAGGATCCAATAACTTTTATGAAAGATTTATGAACTATGCATCAAAAAATAAACTTAATGCTAAAACTGTAAGTGACTTGATATTTGCCTGCATTAGAACCGATGACGAGAGCATTGGAAGCCCAGAAGAATTAGAGCTTCTTGTCGAGGATTTGCTAAAATATTTAGCTAATCCATCATTTTCAATAAAATAA